The sequence below is a genomic window from Terriglobia bacterium.
AGCGTGTTCTGCTCAAAACCGAAAACTCGAAACATTGGCAGGACGGCCGGTTCTACGAAGACTTTGTATACCTGGAACCCGATGGGGCGCAGTTCCTGGCCGATCGCGGCATCCGGCTGGCCGGAATCGACTATCTATCCATCGACAAGTTCAAGTCCGAGTCCCATCCGTCGCACTTTGTACTGCTGAAGAAAGACATCATCATCCTCGAGGGGTTGAATTTGAACGCCGTGCCGGCGGGCAGGTATCAGATGGTGGCCCTGCCGCTCAATCTGCAGGGCTCGGACGGAGCTCCGGCGCGCGTCATACTCACCAATTGAATATGAAAATTGAAAAAATCAAAGCGCGAGAGGTATTGGACTCCCGCGGCAACCCGACGGTTGAAGTCGATTGCGTGCTGGACAATGGCGTTCTCGGCCGCTCCATCGTTCCGTCCGGCGCATCGACCGGAGAACACGAAGCC
It includes:
- a CDS encoding cyclase family protein; protein product: MIYDVTAPISNAMPVWPGDPPVQLTPKSHLSGDKTHTVHLTSIEMGSHTGTHVDAPFHMIDGAKRLSDFPLDVFIGPATVFEIPSARSVGRAELEPFKWDGVERVLLKTENSKHWQDGRFYEDFVYLEPDGAQFLADRGIRLAGIDYLSIDKFKSESHPSHFVLLKKDIIILEGLNLNAVPAGRYQMVALPLNLQGSDGAPARVILTN